From Myxococcus stipitatus, the proteins below share one genomic window:
- the glgB gene encoding 1,4-alpha-glucan branching protein GlgB translates to MRKPSDKAQVDAELQRIVELRHPEPHSVLGIHADGDGVVVRAFRPDAVAIHVLPEFGGRVPMTHRLGGVFEARVNGRDQTFNYLLEVEYPGKRVFKLRDPYSFLPTLGEMDLYYAGEGRHERLWERMGAHLIHHNDVQGTSFAVWAPTAAGVSVVGDFNGWDGRLHAMRRMGASGIWELFVPEVGEGARYKFEIRPGQGGRLLKADPFAFRAEVPPATASVVHDLGRYEWGDGRWLEAREGRGDAANHPWSVYEVHLGSWRRVVEDGDRPMTYRELAPALAEYVEHMGFTHVELLPVAEHPYGGSWGYQVGSYYAPTARFGHPDDLRFLVDHLHQHGIGVIIDWVPGHFPRDAHALGQFDGTALYEHADPRQGSQPDWGTLVFNFGRNEVRNFLIANALFWLEEYHIDGLRVDAVASMLYLDYSRKQGEWVPNRWGGRENEEAIQFLRELNDTVRRKHPGAVVIAEESTAWPKVTAPTSEGGLGFHFKWNMGWMHDTLSYFSKDPIYRQYHHNQLTFGLLYAFSEHFMLPLSHDEVVHGKGSLYGRMPGDPWQKRANLRALFAWMWAHPGKKLVFMGGEFGQPSEWNHDKSLDWHLTQDPGHHGIQKLVADLNRVYKELPALYDADSEPVGFQWLQPDSAAANVLAFVRRSRQPGRHVVCVANLSPTVREGYRVGFPMHGRYVEVVNSDADVYGGSNVGNQGQLHTEPTGWDGQPASALLTLPPLSVLWFTPG, encoded by the coding sequence GTGAGGAAGCCCTCGGACAAGGCACAGGTCGATGCGGAGCTTCAGCGGATCGTGGAGCTGCGGCACCCGGAGCCTCACTCCGTGCTGGGCATCCACGCGGACGGAGACGGCGTCGTGGTGCGCGCCTTCCGTCCGGACGCCGTCGCCATCCACGTCCTGCCGGAGTTCGGCGGGCGGGTGCCCATGACCCACCGGCTGGGGGGCGTCTTCGAGGCCCGCGTCAACGGCCGGGACCAGACGTTCAACTACCTGCTGGAGGTGGAGTATCCCGGCAAGCGCGTCTTCAAGCTGCGCGACCCGTACAGCTTCCTGCCCACGCTCGGGGAGATGGACCTGTACTACGCCGGCGAGGGGCGCCACGAGCGGCTCTGGGAGCGCATGGGCGCGCACCTGATCCACCACAACGACGTGCAGGGCACGTCCTTCGCGGTGTGGGCCCCGACGGCGGCAGGCGTGTCGGTGGTGGGCGACTTCAACGGCTGGGACGGCCGGCTGCACGCCATGCGGCGCATGGGCGCCTCCGGCATCTGGGAGCTGTTCGTCCCCGAGGTGGGCGAAGGCGCGCGCTACAAGTTCGAGATCCGCCCCGGACAAGGAGGGCGGCTGCTCAAGGCGGACCCCTTCGCCTTCCGCGCGGAGGTCCCCCCCGCCACCGCGTCCGTCGTGCACGACCTGGGGCGCTACGAGTGGGGTGATGGGCGGTGGCTCGAGGCCCGCGAGGGACGTGGCGACGCCGCGAACCATCCGTGGAGCGTGTACGAGGTCCACCTGGGGAGCTGGCGCCGGGTGGTGGAGGACGGCGACCGTCCGATGACCTACCGGGAGCTGGCGCCCGCGCTGGCTGAATACGTCGAGCACATGGGCTTCACCCACGTCGAGCTGCTGCCCGTCGCCGAGCATCCGTACGGCGGCTCCTGGGGCTATCAGGTGGGCAGCTACTACGCCCCCACGGCGCGCTTCGGCCATCCGGACGACCTGCGCTTCCTCGTCGACCACCTGCACCAGCACGGCATCGGCGTCATCATCGACTGGGTGCCGGGACACTTTCCCCGGGACGCGCACGCGCTCGGACAGTTCGACGGCACGGCGCTCTACGAGCACGCGGACCCACGCCAGGGCTCGCAGCCGGACTGGGGCACGCTGGTCTTCAACTTCGGGCGCAACGAGGTGCGCAACTTCCTCATCGCCAACGCGCTGTTCTGGCTCGAGGAGTACCACATCGACGGCCTGCGCGTGGACGCGGTGGCCTCGATGCTCTACCTCGACTACAGCCGCAAGCAGGGCGAGTGGGTGCCGAACCGCTGGGGCGGCCGCGAGAACGAGGAGGCCATCCAGTTCCTGCGCGAGCTCAACGACACCGTGCGCCGCAAGCACCCGGGCGCGGTGGTCATCGCCGAGGAGTCCACCGCGTGGCCCAAGGTCACCGCCCCCACCAGCGAGGGCGGCCTGGGCTTCCACTTCAAGTGGAACATGGGGTGGATGCACGACACGCTGTCGTACTTCTCCAAGGACCCCATCTACCGCCAGTACCACCACAACCAGCTCACCTTCGGTCTGCTGTATGCGTTCAGCGAGCACTTCATGCTCCCGCTGAGCCACGACGAGGTGGTGCACGGCAAGGGCAGCCTCTACGGCCGCATGCCGGGAGACCCGTGGCAGAAGCGCGCGAACCTGCGCGCGCTGTTCGCGTGGATGTGGGCGCACCCGGGCAAGAAGCTCGTCTTCATGGGCGGCGAGTTCGGCCAGCCGTCGGAATGGAATCACGACAAGAGCCTGGACTGGCACCTGACGCAGGACCCGGGGCACCACGGCATCCAGAAGCTCGTGGCGGATCTGAACCGCGTCTACAAGGAGCTGCCCGCGCTCTACGACGCCGACAGCGAGCCGGTGGGCTTCCAATGGCTCCAACCGGACTCGGCCGCGGCGAACGTGCTCGCCTTCGTCCGGCGCTCGCGCCAGCCGGGGCGCCACGTGGTGTGCGTGGCGAACCTCTCGCCCACCGTGCGCGAGGGCTACCGCGTGGGCTTCCCCATGCATGGCCGCTACGTCGAGGTGGTCAACTCCGACGCGGACGTCTACGGCGGCTCCAACGTCGGCAATCAGGGGCAGCTGCACACGGAGCCCACGGGTTGGGATGGACAGCCCGCATCGGCGCTGCTCACCCTTCCCCCGCTCTCCGTGCTCTGGTTCACGCCGGGCTGA
- a CDS encoding gamma-glutamylcyclotransferase: MDSHYDQVMKAREGADPNAKRLYFAYSTILDRAAFDEWKQQHSYAFFELPEGKLAEAVDVDLVYDFPSRWWGGRVAGLADAPGGRVFGRLFEIRGQDWPIVQHKEGFVTGMCVERPVKVLVNGEQVEATAFVTNPRRASGDGPVSPRFVEALVRGAQAAGLPADYVERLKRGA; the protein is encoded by the coding sequence ATGGACTCGCACTATGACCAGGTCATGAAGGCCCGAGAGGGCGCGGACCCGAACGCGAAGCGGCTGTACTTCGCGTATTCCACCATCCTGGACCGGGCCGCCTTCGACGAGTGGAAGCAGCAGCACTCGTATGCCTTCTTCGAGTTGCCGGAGGGGAAGCTGGCGGAGGCGGTGGACGTGGACCTGGTCTACGACTTCCCCTCGCGCTGGTGGGGCGGGCGCGTGGCGGGGCTGGCGGATGCGCCGGGGGGCCGTGTGTTCGGTCGCCTCTTCGAGATTCGCGGGCAGGACTGGCCCATCGTCCAGCACAAGGAGGGCTTCGTGACGGGGATGTGCGTGGAGCGCCCCGTGAAGGTCCTCGTGAATGGCGAGCAGGTGGAGGCCACCGCGTTCGTCACGAATCCCCGGCGCGCGTCCGGGGATGGCCCGGTGAGTCCCCGCTTCGTGGAGGCGTTGGTGCGTGGCGCCCAGGCGGCCGGGCTCCCCGCGGACTACGTGGAGCGGCTCAAGCGCGGCGCCTAG
- a CDS encoding GbsR/MarR family transcriptional regulator, giving the protein MKGYLWTGGHGSTGAEAPLSEGRLAPWEAIAVDAVGNVIEFWGFKRNQGRVWALLYLRGEPLTAGEIERELDLSKGGVSMLLRDLERWGVIQRVRLPQDTVWRYGAETDLVRMVRHVIEEREAGFVARIRADLAEARRLAEAAGHVPGERLERLEKMATLAEHVERALRLFIKTSRLDVSGVLAVFRDGAGRRGEK; this is encoded by the coding sequence ATGAAGGGCTACCTGTGGACGGGGGGACACGGGAGCACGGGGGCGGAGGCTCCGCTGTCCGAGGGGCGTTTGGCCCCCTGGGAAGCCATCGCGGTGGACGCGGTGGGCAACGTCATCGAGTTCTGGGGCTTCAAGCGCAACCAGGGCCGGGTGTGGGCGCTGCTCTACCTGCGCGGCGAGCCGCTGACTGCGGGGGAGATCGAGCGCGAGCTGGACCTGTCCAAGGGCGGCGTCTCCATGCTGCTGCGGGATCTGGAGCGCTGGGGCGTCATCCAGCGGGTGCGGCTGCCGCAGGACACGGTGTGGCGCTACGGGGCGGAGACGGACCTGGTGCGGATGGTCCGACACGTCATCGAGGAGCGGGAGGCGGGTTTCGTGGCCCGCATCCGCGCGGACCTGGCGGAGGCGCGCAGGTTGGCGGAGGCGGCGGGGCACGTGCCGGGCGAGCGGCTGGAGCGGCTGGAGAAGATGGCCACGCTCGCCGAGCACGTGGAGCGCGCGCTGCGGTTGTTCATCAAGACCTCGCGCCTGGACGTGTCCGGGGTGCTGGCGGTGTTCCGCGACGGCGCGGGGCGGCGGGGCGAGAAGTAG
- a CDS encoding polyprenyl synthetase family protein has product MDLARELTDFLGAVEQRLSTTLVDGDAGPDVKGDTLMEAARHLCLGSGGKRARPMLVRLFGGAVGVAPERLVDVAVAAELIHSASLLHDDVVDAGMFRRGRPTVNARWGNIVAVMSGDLILSTGLHQLARLDSRLTLSALAIVAEMTRAAIAEVEARGDLDLPLNRLRFIAEGKTGSLFGWCGHAAATLSERPEAVERFDGFGRHLGVAFQIADDIRDILGTDPGKPRYADVHSRTPSMPILLAVAKDESLRRKLKDAWAFSVITPERTKEIGAAIEATGAVEASMARMNVEIEAALDKLGHFAQEPAGAELVDWARKLSAGIAAQVQGRAA; this is encoded by the coding sequence ATGGATCTGGCTCGGGAGCTGACGGACTTTCTGGGGGCGGTGGAGCAGCGGCTGAGCACCACGCTGGTGGATGGCGACGCCGGTCCCGACGTGAAGGGCGACACGCTGATGGAGGCGGCCCGTCACCTGTGCCTGGGCAGTGGTGGCAAGCGCGCCCGGCCCATGCTGGTGCGTCTGTTCGGTGGGGCGGTGGGCGTGGCGCCGGAGCGGCTGGTGGACGTCGCGGTGGCGGCGGAGCTCATCCACTCGGCGAGCCTGCTGCACGACGACGTGGTGGACGCGGGCATGTTCCGCCGGGGCCGGCCGACGGTGAACGCGCGGTGGGGCAACATCGTGGCGGTGATGAGCGGCGACCTCATCCTGTCGACGGGCCTGCACCAACTGGCGCGCCTGGACTCGCGGCTGACGCTGTCCGCGCTGGCGATCGTGGCGGAGATGACGCGCGCGGCCATCGCGGAGGTAGAGGCGCGCGGCGACCTGGACCTGCCGCTCAACCGGCTGCGCTTCATCGCCGAGGGCAAGACGGGCTCGCTGTTCGGCTGGTGCGGGCACGCGGCGGCGACGTTGTCCGAGCGGCCGGAGGCGGTGGAGCGCTTCGACGGGTTCGGCCGTCACCTGGGCGTGGCGTTCCAGATCGCCGACGACATCCGCGACATCCTCGGCACCGACCCGGGCAAGCCCCGCTACGCGGATGTCCATTCCCGCACGCCGTCGATGCCCATCCTGCTGGCGGTGGCGAAGGACGAATCGCTGCGGCGTAAGCTGAAGGACGCGTGGGCCTTCTCCGTGATCACCCCGGAGCGGACCAAGGAGATTGGCGCGGCCATCGAGGCCACCGGCGCGGTGGAGGCGTCCATGGCGCGGATGAACGTGGAGATCGAAGCGGCCCTGGACAAGCTGGGGCACTTCGCCCAGGAGCCCGCGGGCGCGGAGCTGGTGGACTGGGCGCGCAAGCTGTCGGCGGGGATCGCCGCGCAGGTGCAAGGACGCGCTGCATGA
- a CDS encoding MFS transporter, which yields MSPAAFRRYVLSSFASLATAVPLFRPGSSLPGAAAPLQGAPAVDSPKGPPGAAPHRLRGSLGASVAEGMFAEVFTACAGATALTAWAIALGLGPVLVGVMTALPFCAQFVQFPAAWLTSLFGHRRVALVAVCLSRLVMFPLAVVPWLGLELEGQQRLLLCVAGASALLGVVGNNAWVAWMGELVPRPIRGRFFGRRTALSTLAGTLASLGAGLLMDRLRPPTGLGLALPLLALAACVMGVVTTLFMATQHDPAPPGTTPRLELRGALVPLKDPRSRRVLAYQVAWNAAVGVSAPYFALHSIQNLKMTFVIMALHAAGVAAVRILTAPLWGRMIDRVGAQPVLMACSLGIGVIPALWLLPSAGTLWPLLFDVLLAGALWSGHGLAIFALPLTVAPRKGRPFYLAAFATAGGLAYAAAAALGGAIASALPEEFLLGGRPWVNLHVLFVLSSVARLAAGMLAAKLPEPGARPVGSLSALVACLLPRPSPLAGAHDARPRAQTR from the coding sequence TTGAGCCCCGCCGCCTTCCGCCGTTACGTCCTGAGCAGCTTCGCGTCGCTCGCCACGGCCGTTCCCCTCTTCCGCCCCGGCTCGTCGCTGCCGGGGGCCGCCGCGCCCCTGCAGGGAGCGCCGGCCGTGGATTCCCCAAAGGGCCCCCCGGGGGCCGCGCCCCATCGCCTGCGCGGCTCGCTCGGCGCGTCCGTGGCGGAGGGCATGTTCGCGGAGGTGTTCACCGCGTGCGCGGGGGCCACGGCGTTGACCGCGTGGGCCATCGCCCTGGGGCTGGGGCCGGTGCTCGTCGGGGTGATGACGGCGCTGCCGTTCTGCGCGCAGTTCGTGCAGTTCCCCGCGGCCTGGCTGACGTCGCTGTTCGGCCACCGGCGCGTGGCCCTGGTCGCGGTGTGTCTGTCGCGCCTGGTGATGTTCCCCCTGGCGGTGGTGCCGTGGCTGGGGTTGGAGCTGGAGGGCCAGCAGCGGCTCCTGCTGTGCGTGGCCGGGGCGTCGGCGCTGCTCGGCGTGGTGGGCAACAACGCGTGGGTGGCGTGGATGGGGGAGCTGGTGCCGCGTCCCATCCGGGGCCGCTTCTTCGGGCGGAGGACGGCGCTGTCCACCCTGGCGGGGACGCTCGCCTCGCTCGGGGCGGGCCTGCTGATGGACCGGCTGCGACCGCCCACGGGGCTGGGGCTGGCCCTGCCGCTGCTGGCGCTCGCCGCGTGCGTCATGGGCGTGGTGACGACGCTGTTCATGGCCACGCAGCACGACCCGGCGCCGCCGGGCACCACGCCCCGGCTGGAGCTGCGCGGCGCGCTCGTGCCCCTGAAGGACCCACGGTCCCGGCGCGTGCTGGCGTACCAGGTGGCGTGGAACGCGGCGGTGGGCGTGTCCGCGCCGTACTTCGCGCTGCACAGCATCCAGAACCTCAAGATGACCTTCGTCATCATGGCCCTGCACGCCGCGGGCGTGGCCGCCGTGCGCATCCTCACCGCGCCCCTGTGGGGACGGATGATCGACCGGGTGGGCGCCCAGCCCGTGCTGATGGCGTGCTCGCTGGGCATCGGCGTCATCCCCGCGCTGTGGCTGCTGCCCTCGGCCGGGACGCTGTGGCCGCTGCTCTTCGACGTGCTGCTCGCGGGCGCGCTCTGGAGCGGCCACGGCCTGGCCATCTTCGCGCTGCCGCTCACCGTGGCCCCGCGCAAGGGCCGCCCCTTCTACCTCGCCGCGTTCGCCACCGCGGGAGGCCTGGCCTACGCCGCCGCCGCCGCGCTGGGGGGCGCCATCGCCTCCGCGCTGCCGGAAGAGTTCCTGCTCGGCGGCCGCCCCTGGGTGAACCTGCACGTGCTGTTCGTGCTGTCCTCCGTGGCGCGGCTGGCGGCGGGCATGCTCGCCGCCAAGCTGCCGGAGCCCGGCGCCCGGCCCGTCGGCTCCCTGAGCGCGCTCGTCGCGTGCCTGTTGCCCCGCCCGTCCCCGCTGGCCGGCGCCCACGACGCGCGGCCTCGCGCTCAGACGCGGTAG
- a CDS encoding methyl-accepting chemotaxis protein has protein sequence MRISLSQKITLAPVLVALCFALMSLGYTIPRIREAFEQQGHEMGRAVPTALASSMAEMLRNGELPEVQTALDAVARQGTLAYVAVVDPRGSLKGVAGPYAGLVRERLHELGRSEEGTPLHAEDAELLDLAAAVPGGLGYVHVGFNRTEARGRILGVIANQRWLTLVAMVLLIGGAWELSRRVVAPLARLKDAVRYIAEHGDLREPVHVDSRDEVGELAFAVGMLVSKLKDLLHQLQSSTELLGDSVVGLNESASEQNQMVSRQAAALQETQVTAQEIRQTALLASGSAESVIQVAERAESLGRAGEEAVRASVEGLVDLRAQVEQITERIMGLGERAQQIGGITETVKDLADQSHLLAVNAAIEAARSGEHGKGFAVVAREIRALADQSIRATREVRKILEDIAEAISGTMEITAEGARRMEAGLTQARASGDTLRQLTDIVQDSTASARQIALTVNQQATGIEQIFTAVSELNALMGDTVKVIASTGDSAASLRLLSERVAQVVRGYRV, from the coding sequence ATGCGAATCTCCCTGTCCCAGAAGATCACCCTGGCGCCCGTGCTGGTGGCGCTGTGCTTCGCCCTGATGTCCCTGGGGTACACCATTCCGCGCATCCGTGAGGCCTTCGAGCAACAGGGGCACGAGATGGGCCGGGCGGTTCCGACGGCGCTCGCGTCGTCGATGGCGGAGATGCTGCGCAACGGCGAGCTGCCGGAGGTGCAGACGGCGTTGGACGCGGTGGCGCGGCAGGGCACGCTGGCGTACGTGGCGGTGGTGGATCCACGGGGCTCGCTGAAGGGCGTGGCCGGGCCCTACGCGGGGCTGGTGCGCGAGCGTCTCCACGAACTGGGGCGCTCCGAGGAGGGCACGCCGTTGCACGCGGAGGACGCGGAGCTGCTGGACCTGGCGGCGGCCGTTCCGGGGGGACTGGGCTACGTCCACGTGGGCTTCAACCGCACGGAGGCGCGCGGGCGCATCCTGGGCGTCATCGCCAATCAGCGGTGGTTGACGCTGGTGGCCATGGTGCTGCTCATCGGCGGGGCGTGGGAGCTGAGCCGGCGCGTGGTGGCGCCGCTGGCCCGCCTCAAGGACGCGGTGCGGTACATCGCGGAGCACGGGGACTTGCGCGAGCCGGTCCACGTCGACTCCCGGGACGAGGTGGGGGAGCTGGCGTTCGCGGTGGGCATGCTGGTGTCGAAGCTCAAGGACCTGCTGCACCAGCTCCAATCCTCGACGGAGCTGCTCGGCGACTCCGTGGTGGGGCTGAACGAGTCGGCGAGCGAGCAGAACCAGATGGTGTCGCGGCAGGCGGCGGCGCTCCAGGAGACGCAGGTGACGGCGCAGGAGATCCGCCAGACGGCGCTGCTCGCGTCGGGCTCCGCCGAGTCCGTCATCCAGGTGGCGGAGCGCGCCGAGTCGCTGGGGCGCGCCGGCGAGGAGGCGGTCCGGGCGAGCGTCGAGGGGCTGGTGGACCTGCGCGCGCAGGTGGAGCAGATCACCGAGCGCATCATGGGGTTGGGGGAGCGCGCGCAGCAGATCGGCGGCATCACCGAGACGGTGAAGGACCTGGCGGACCAGTCCCACCTGCTGGCGGTGAACGCGGCCATCGAGGCGGCGCGTTCGGGGGAGCATGGCAAGGGGTTCGCGGTGGTGGCGCGGGAGATCCGCGCGCTGGCGGACCAGTCCATCCGCGCCACGCGTGAGGTGCGGAAGATCCTCGAGGACATCGCGGAGGCCATCTCCGGGACGATGGAGATCACCGCCGAGGGCGCGCGGCGGATGGAGGCCGGGCTGACGCAGGCGCGGGCCTCCGGCGACACGCTGCGGCAGCTGACGGACATCGTCCAGGACAGCACCGCCTCCGCGCGGCAGATCGCCCTCACCGTGAACCAGCAGGCCACGGGCATCGAGCAGATCTTCACCGCCGTCAGCGAGCTGAACGCGCTGATGGGGGACACGGTGAAGGTCATCGCGTCGACGGGGGATTCGGCCGCGTCGCTGCGGCTGTTGTCCGAGCGCGTGGCGCAGGTGGTGCGCGGCTACCGCGTCTGA
- a CDS encoding amidohydrolase — protein sequence MEVSETSRQAPSVHAWKPQLTAAHDMLGPRLEAFYRDLHAHPELSMHERETSAKVATWLGRCGYEVTTGVGRTGVVGVLRNGGGPTVLMRADMDALPVEEKTGRADASHIRVKAPDGRTVPVMHACGHDVHITCLMGVAELLAAARQHWRGTLMMVAQPGEETLQGARAMMGDGLYERFGRPDVALAQHVGALEVGMVGHHRGATTMASANLRVRIFGKGGHGSQPQNAVDPVVIAAYLVTRLQTIVSREMDVLRGGAVITVGHIHAGSQSNIIPDEAVLELTVRTPTNDLQQKVIDAIRRMARAECEAGRSPRPPDIEVMSQTRVMVNDDSYFTRVRSAHAAWFGEERILDPGMLSGSEDFPYFAGELRHGDQGEVPIVYWYFGGTSHEVWKRAPGRTMMEKLQHLPSNHSPQFDPSLDCLRFGCESLLLAALACLGEEPSSLAAARTRH from the coding sequence ATGGAAGTATCGGAGACCTCGCGGCAGGCCCCGTCGGTGCACGCCTGGAAGCCCCAGCTGACCGCCGCGCACGACATGCTCGGCCCGAGGTTGGAGGCGTTCTACCGGGACCTCCACGCGCATCCGGAGCTGTCCATGCACGAGCGCGAGACGTCGGCGAAGGTCGCGACGTGGCTGGGCCGGTGCGGCTACGAGGTGACGACTGGCGTCGGACGCACGGGCGTGGTGGGGGTGCTGCGCAACGGCGGGGGCCCCACCGTGTTGATGCGCGCCGACATGGATGCGCTGCCCGTGGAGGAGAAGACGGGCAGGGCGGATGCCAGCCACATCCGCGTCAAGGCGCCGGATGGTCGCACCGTGCCGGTGATGCACGCGTGCGGGCATGACGTGCACATCACCTGTCTGATGGGCGTGGCGGAGCTGCTGGCCGCGGCGCGCCAACACTGGCGCGGGACGTTGATGATGGTGGCGCAGCCGGGAGAGGAGACGCTCCAGGGCGCGCGGGCGATGATGGGGGACGGGCTCTACGAACGCTTTGGGAGGCCGGACGTCGCGCTCGCCCAGCACGTGGGGGCGCTGGAGGTGGGGATGGTGGGCCACCACCGGGGCGCGACGACCATGGCGTCCGCGAACCTGCGCGTGCGCATCTTCGGCAAGGGCGGGCATGGCTCGCAGCCCCAGAACGCGGTGGACCCGGTGGTCATCGCGGCCTACCTGGTGACGCGGTTGCAGACCATCGTCTCTCGCGAAATGGACGTGCTGCGCGGCGGCGCCGTCATCACCGTGGGGCACATCCACGCGGGCAGCCAGTCCAACATCATCCCCGACGAGGCGGTGCTGGAGTTGACCGTCCGCACACCGACGAACGACCTCCAGCAGAAGGTCATCGATGCCATCCGCCGCATGGCGCGCGCCGAGTGCGAGGCGGGCCGTTCACCCCGGCCCCCGGACATCGAGGTGATGAGCCAGACGCGGGTGATGGTGAACGACGATTCGTACTTCACCCGGGTCCGCTCCGCGCACGCGGCGTGGTTCGGTGAGGAGCGCATCCTCGACCCCGGCATGCTGTCGGGCAGCGAGGACTTCCCGTACTTCGCGGGCGAGCTCCGCCACGGCGACCAGGGCGAGGTGCCCATCGTCTACTGGTACTTCGGCGGGACGTCCCACGAGGTGTGGAAGCGGGCGCCGGGCCGCACGATGATGGAGAAGCTCCAGCACCTGCCGTCCAACCATTCGCCCCAGTTCGATCCATCGCTCGACTGCCTGCGCTTCGGGTGTGAGTCGCTGTTGCTCGCCGCGTTGGCCTGTCTGGGAGAAGAGCCGTCCAGCCTGGCGGCCGCGCGGACCCGACACTGA